A portion of the Manduca sexta isolate Smith_Timp_Sample1 chromosome 20, JHU_Msex_v1.0, whole genome shotgun sequence genome contains these proteins:
- the LOC115446287 gene encoding fibrillin-1, with amino-acid sequence MRVVLLCALLIGCASAQYVKSGVKGGYGGQGYQHRAGENFVSLFGNSTQQGTVQQNATLYGQNSVGVCFKEVPTASLVKDPRHVPAGNGSRPDLSVIRTCCPGYERNIHNHKLCDPVCTKDCVNSICTAPETCTCYPDHVRNHLGACVPTCPIGCQNGQCAGGECICHDGYSLDLDGKYCMASCRENCGGFGDCTGPNICHCRPGYQSTPQGSCKPVCDRCNNGDCVAPNDCRCHQGYNKDARGECISQCGHGCRPNEVCVGPNICASSSNLIPGQGPQQPINQPGPYPGYPGARNQTNVPYNPNQQPSQNSTIPHFRPDYPGSRPYYPYPQNPAYPGQNQYPNQYPGSQPDYIVQPIGYPYNPPASENLLGNSSSPNGSRPYQPNQPGYPGYPGYPGYIGYQPGYQPGQYPPQGHPLNQTYPGYMPNYYFRPGYYQPNLTYPNQYYPGQQPAFRPGVFYQPMYPNPYFSPQNNTSVNQPGPYPYQRNTTSNQPWYTQPNNVNPDTYYPNGPSQLSSNLTSYQVNPSYNSPSPSQPNYLYPVQGGYPQEHTTNQSPNFFNPYGTDYQQHGQQFVCSPPCVNGECVGNNRCSCLRGYVVDHSDPSGSRCKPVCVGGCVNGVCSAPNVCVCSEGYHMDTGVKGRMICVKRIRRSAALPNKDA; translated from the exons ATGCGGGTAGTTCTTCTATGCGCCCTTTTGATAGGGTGCGCAAGCGCACAATACGTGAAATCAGGTGTGAAGGGCGGTTACGGAGGGCAAGGGTATCAACACCGTGCCGGCGAGAACTTTGTCAG tCTATTCGGCAACAGCACTCAACAAGGCACGGTGCAGCAGAATGCAACGCTCTACGGGCAAAACTCAGTAGGAGTCTGTTTTAAAGAAGTGCC gaCCGCATCATTAGTGAAAGACCCGCGTCACGTGCCTGCAGGAAACGGG TCCCGGCCTGACCTCAGCGTGATCAGGACGTGCTGCCCTGGGTACGAGCGCAACATCCACAACCATAAACTCTGCGACCCCGTATGCACAAAAGACTGCGTCAATTCCATATGCACGGCGCCAGAAACTTGCACCTGCTACCCTGACCACGTGAGAAACCACCTCGGAGCATGCGTCCCCACCTGCCCAATAGGATGTCAGAACGGACAGTGTGCCGGTGGAGAATGCATCTGCCACGATGGATATAGCTTGGATCTGGATGGCAAATATTGCATGGCGTCCTGCCGGGAAAACTGTGGGGGATTCG GTGATTGCACCGGACCTAATATCTGTCACTGTAGACCTGGGTATCAGTCCACGCCTCAGGGATCATGCAAGCCAGTTTGTGACCGATGCAACAATGGAGACTGTGTGGCACCTAACGACTGTCGTTGCCATCAGGGTTATAACAAAGATGCTCGCGGAGAATGTATCTCTCAATGCGGACA CGGTTGCAGACCTAATGAAGTATGCGTGGGACCAAATATATGTGCGTCTTCTTCTAACTTAATACCAGGGCAAGGACCACAACAGCCGATTAACCAGCCAGGGCCATATCCTGGATATCCTGGTGCCAGAAACCAAACCAATGTGCCATACAATCCAAACCAACAACCAAGTCAGAACTCTACAATACCACACTTCAGACCGGACTACCCCGGCAGTCGTCCTTACTATCCTTACCCTCAAAATCCCGCTTATCCTGGTCAAAATCAGTACCCGAACCAGTATCCCGGTTCTCAACCAGACTACATAGTCCAACCTATAGGATACCCTTACAATCCCCCTGCATCTGAAAATCTACTGGGCAATTCTTCTTCACCCAACGGGTCACGTCCGTATCAGCCCAACCAACCAGGATACCCTGGTTATCCTGGATATCCTGGATATATTGGATACCAGCCAGGTTATCAACCCGGCCAATATCCTCCTCAAGGCCACCCATTAAATCAAACTTACCCAGGTTATATGCCAAACTACTATTTCCGGCCGGGTTACTACCAACCAAATCTTACTTACCCCAATCAATATTACCCTGGCCAACAACCTGCCTTCCGACCTGGTGTATTCTATCAACCTATGTATCCCAACCCATATTTCAGCCCACAGAACAACACATCGGTAAACCAACCTGGCCCGTACCCATACCAGAGGAATACCACATCTAACCAACCGTGGTACACTCAACCAAACAACGTCAATCCCGATACTTATTACCCGAACGGCCCTTCCCAACTTAGTTCTAATTTAACTAGTTATCAAGTTAATCCGTCCTACAATAGTCCATCGCCCAGTCAACCCAACTATTTATATCCTGTGCAAGGAGGTTATCCACAGGAGCATACGACCAATCAGTCTCCTAATTTCTTCAACCCTTACGGCACTGACTACCAGCAACACGGTCAGCAGTTTGTTTGTTCCCCACCGTGTGTGAATGGCGAGTGTGTTGGGAATAACCGGTGTTCTTGCCTTCGTGGCTACGTCGTTGATCACTCCGACCCCAGTGGATCCAG GTGCAAGCCAGTGTGTGTTGGTGGATGTGTGAATGGCGTCTGCAGCGCGCCTAACGTGTGTGTGTGCAGTGAAGGCTACCACATGGACACCGGTGTCAAGGGCCGTATGATTTGTGTCAAGCGTATCAGGAGATCCGCTGCCCTGCCAAACAAAGACGCGTAG